From the Mustelus asterias chromosome 14, sMusAst1.hap1.1, whole genome shotgun sequence genome, one window contains:
- the pecr gene encoding peroxisomal trans-2-enoyl-CoA reductase: protein MAARSVFRAALFRDRVALVTGGGTGIGAAVAAELLALECNVVIASRKIERLREAAQRLSASVPPSSSAKITPVQCNIRKEDEVRNLMKVALQLHGHIDYLVNNGGGQFPSPAENISAKGWHAVIETNLTGTFYCSREVYSAWMKENGGAIVNIVADMWKGFPGMSHTGAARAAVDNLTKSLAIEWASSGVRVNAVAPGVIFSETAVANYKEVGPAMFKGYIPKIPAKRPGIPEEVAAVVCFLLSPGASFISGETVKVDAGQSLYQSPWEIPDHDRWPPSPESRNSEILAAFLSGKLPSKL, encoded by the exons ATGGCTGCGCGCAGTGTGTTCCGAGCAGCTTTGTTCCGGGACCGAGTAGCGCTGGTGACGGGCGGAGGCACCGGGATCGGCGCGGCCGTGGCCGCCGAGCTGCTGGCATTAG AATGTAACGTTGTGATTGCATCTCGGAAAATAGAGAGGCTGAGGGAAGCAGCACAGCGACTCTCAGCGTCAGTTCCTCCTTCCAGTTCTGCAAAGATCACCCCAGTTCAATGTAACATTCGCAAGGAGGATGAG GTGAGGAATTTGATGAAGGTGGCCTTACAGTTACACGGCCACATTGACTACCTGGTGAACAACGGAGGGGGCCAGTTTCCCAGTCCTGCCGAAAACATCTCAGCCAAAGGTTGGCACGCGGTGATCGAGACCAACCTGACCGGAACATTCTACTGTTCCAGAGAAG TGTATTCCGCTTGGATGAAGGAGAATGGCGGCGCCATTGTCAACATTGTGGCAGACATGTGGAAAGGATTCCCAGGAATGTC GCACACAGGAGCAGCGCGAGCAGCTGTGGACAATCTGACCAAGAGTCTGGCCATTGAGTGGGCGTCCAGTGGAGTTCGTGTCAATGCTGTCGCTCCT GGAGTCATTTTCTCTGAAACTGCAGTTGCCAATTACAAGGAGGTGGGACCTGCGATGTTCAAAGGTTATATTCCGAAAATCCCAGCCAAGAGACCCGGAATCCCAGAGGAG GTTGCCGCTGTTGTTTGTTTCCTGCTTTCACCGGGAGCCTCGTTCATCAGTGGGGAGACGGTGAAGGTCGACGCTGGTCAGAGTCTGTACCAGAGTCCGTGGGAGATTCCCG ATCACGACCGCTGGCCGCCTTCTCccgaaagcaggaactcagaaattctggctgcttttctctcCGGAAAACTTCCCTCAAAATTATGA